The Synchiropus splendidus isolate RoL2022-P1 chromosome 1, RoL_Sspl_1.0, whole genome shotgun sequence genome includes a window with the following:
- the LOC128752280 gene encoding gastrula zinc finger protein XlCGF8.2DB-like, producing METERAELGRKRDQPQNNAGTSAEGTKRRCYTGHIKSEPAGDLDAPLHPDHQRSSCSDSDTDDSEDWKETCNTQSNSSSVENPNVDVREEIDNGDHKSLICSGCGKMCLSKTELTKHKKSCSGHLTCFLCGNRFETRRKLWNHMRIHSGGKPFICSHCQKCFSRKGTLKRHMRIHTGEKPFICSECRECFTLADTLMKHMRVHTREKPFKCSLCGKHFSQSVTLKRHMKVHTGQKPFICSQCGKRFSEKGTLNNHMRVHTGEKPVSCSQCGKGFSQKSSLNDHMRVHTGEKPFMCSQCGKCFSQRSTLNDHVRVHTGEKSFICSQCGKCFAVKGSLKRHMKTHIHSLLSPKKGLSQTIT from the exons ATGGAGACCGAgagagcag AACTGGGACGCAAGAGGGACCAGCCACAGAATAATGCTGGAACCTCCGCAGAAGGAACAAAACGGAGGTGCTACACGGGACACATTAAATCAG AACCAGCTGGCGACTTGGATGCACCTCTCcaccctgaccaccagaggtcctCGTGTTCTGACtcagacactgatgacagtgaggactggaaAGAGACCTGTAACACCCAGTCGAATTCCAGCTCTGTTGAGAATCCAAACGTTGATGTCAGAGAGGAGATTGATAATGGTGATCACAAATCACTGATCTGCTCTGGATGCGGGAAGATGTGCCTGTCAAAGACTGAACTGACAAAACACAAGAAGTCCTGCAGTGGACATTtgacttgttttctttgtggGAACCGTTTTGAAACAAGACGTAAGCTGTGGAACCACATGAGAATTCATTCAGGAggaaaacctttcatctgctctcactgtcaaaaatgcttttcacgGAAAGGTACCTTGAAGAggcacatgagaattcacactggagaaaaaccttttatcTGCTCCGAGTGTAGAGAATGCTTTACACTAGCGGACACTCTCATGAAGCACATGAGAGTTCATACTCGAGAAAAGCCTTTTAAATGCTCTCTGTGTGGTAAACATTTTTCTCAGTCAGTCACCCTGAAAAGGCACATGAAAGTTCACACGGgacaaaaacctttcatctgctcccagtgcgGAAAACGTTTTTCAGAGAAAGGCACCCTAAAtaatcacatgagagttcacactggtgaaaaacctgtcagctgctcccagtgtgggaaaggtttttcacagaaaagctCCCTAAacgatcacatgagagttcacactggagaaaaacctttcatgtgctcccagtgtggaaaatgtttttcacagagaAGCACCCTAAACGACCAcgtgagagttcacactggcgaaaaatctttcatctgctcccagtgtggtaaatgttttgctGTGAAAGGGAGCCTGAAACGACACATGAAAACTCACATTCACAGTCTTCTGTCACCTAAAAAGGGCTTAAGTCAAACCATCACCTGA
- the LOC128752285 gene encoding gastrula zinc finger protein XlCGF8.2DB-like, whose translation MEAERAGAVGDGFTETEPAGISLLSHQRSLSTESDTDDNEDWRETSNTRSDSNSVESPSVHVKEETHDADHKSLSRCGKKRFSKAELIQHLNSCCRGLLTCSLCGNHFEDREKLRNHMRIHSGQSVNCSLCGKSFSQKDNLKRHMRIHTGEKPFPCSHCGKCFSQKGDMKKHMKIHTGEKPFICSQCEKCFSERGDLKKHMRVHTEEKPFICSECGRGFAQIGVLNTHMRIHTGEKPFLCSECGRCFSYKSEMNDHKRSHTGEKPFNCSQCGKHFSRKDTLRKHSRIHTGEKPYVCSQCGKCFTQKCTLFDHMRIHTGESPSVCPQCGKSFALKRKLNAHMKSHL comes from the exons ATGGAGGCCGAgagagcag GCGCAGTGGGAGATGGCTTCACTGAGACAGAACCAGCCGgtatctctctcctctctcaccagAGGTCACTGTCTACTGAATCTGACACCGATGACAATGAAGACTGGAGAGAGACCAGTAACACTCGGTCTGATTCCAACTCTGTTGAGAGTCCAAGTGTTCATGTTAAAGAGGAGACACATGATGCTGATCACAAATCGCTCTCTAGATGTGGGAAGAAACGCTTCTCAAaggctgaactaattcaacaccTGAATTCCTGCTGCCGTGGACTTTTGACTTGTTCGCTTTGTGGGAACCATTTTGAGGATAGAGAAAAACTGAGGaaccacatgagaattcactctGGCCAAAGTGTGAATTGCTCCCTGTGTGGAAAATCTTTTTCACAGAAAGATAACCTGAAGAGGCatatgagaattcacactggagaaaaacctttcccCTGTTCCcattgtggaaaatgtttttcacagaaaggtGACATGAAGAAGcacatgaaaattcacactggagaaaaacctttcatatgTTCTCAGTGTGAAAAGTGTTTCTCTGAGAGGGGTGACCTCAAGAagcacatgagagttcacacagaggaaaagcctttcatctgctctgaGTGTGGAAGAGGTTTTGCACAGATTGGCGTCCTGAATactcacatgagaattcatactggagaaaaacctttcctcTGTTCTGAGTGTGGTAGATGTTTTTCatataaaagtgaaatgaatgatcaCAAGAGAAGTCACACTGGGGAAAAACCGTTCaactgctcccagtgtggaaaacatttttcacgGAAAGATACCTTAAGGAAACACTccagaattcacactggagaaaaaccataTGTCTGCTCCcaatgtggaaaatgttttacacAGAAATGCACCCtctttgatcacatgagaattcacactggtgaatcaCCTTCCGTCTGCCCTCAGTGTGGAAAATCATTTGCTTTAAAACGGAAGCTGAATGCACACATGAAATCTCATTTATGA